GAACCCATTCATCTGGCCAAACAGGATCTTTATCTGTTACTGGGCCAGTATGATTAATTACTGCATCTAATAAAATTCTAATACCATGTTTATGTGCTGTTTCTACTAATTCTTTTAAATCCTTATCAGTTCCATAATTAGGATCAATTTTAGTCCAATCTTTAGTCCAATACCCATGAAAACCATAGGTAATTCCTGTTCCCTCATCTGTTCCTCCATGAATTTGTTCTACAACAGGAGTCATCCAAATCGCATTTATTCCTAATTTATCGAAATAACCTTCAGAGATTTTTTGAGTAATTCCTTTTAAATCTCCGCCTTTAAACCCTCGAAGTTTTGCCGTTTTCTTAGAACGATTGAAGTTGATATCGTTTGAAGTGTCACCGTTATTAAAACGATCTGTGAGTAAAAAATATAAATTCGCTCCGTTCCAAACAAAAGGAGTTTCTTTTTTTTCAGCTATTGGTTTTTCTTCTGCTTTATTTTGCTCTTTGCAACTAACAATGATTAAAGCAAAAAACATTATTAAATATAGTTTCTTCATTACTATAATTTTATAGTGATTTTATTTGATTTTGAAGTGTCCCATTGTACAGGAATTACTAATTGGTTTTTAGTAGAATCCCAAGTAAATTCGACCTTCTTGTTGTTTGTTTTTACCTTTTTAGGTTTTGATTTAATATTATGAACTATTAAATTGATTTCTTTTTTACTTTTCTTGAAATTTTCTCCAATTTGTGCTTTTAATTGGATTGAAATTGATTTCTGTTTAGTTTTTGATGAAAACTTTAAAATTTCATACTGCTTTTTTTCAAAAGCATTCGCAGTAACTCCATCATCATTGTACAATTCTCTACTTGATTTTGTCACTGTAGCATGATGATAATAATGTAAATCAAATGCATGTAAAGAATACTCTTTAGTTGTTTGTACTACACTAGTTAATGGAATAAAACTTCCTGCTTTTACATAGGTTGGAATGTTTTCTTCAGTAGTTTTAACATCCTTTGACTTTCCTCCTTCTTCAAGCTCATCAGAATAAAAATTAAACCAATAATGATTTTTAGGAAAGTAAACTCTTTGCTCGGTTTGTTTAGCTTTTAAAATTGGACTAATTAAAAAATCATTACCCCATAAATATGAGGTTGAATTTGTAAAAAGTGATGTAGTATTATCTTCAAAAAACAAAGGACGCATTAACGGTTTTCCTTTCTGATTGTTTTCAAAAACTAAGTTATAATTATAGGGTAATAATTGATAACGTAATTCAATTGCTTTTTTAGCAAGTGCTTTTGCTTTATCTGCTCTAAAAACAGGTTCACTAGGAACTTCTTCTTGTGCATGAGGTCTGAAAATAGGCTGAAACACACCATATTGTAACCAACGTACATATAATTCGTCATCTAAATTAGCTCCTGCAAATCCGCCTAAATCAGAATGCATATAAGATAATCCTTGCATACCCATTTGTAAAGCAATTTCTGGTTGACTTTGTAAACCACCCCAAGTTCTGTTAACATCACCAGACCAAGGAATTAATCCAAATCGTTGCGAGCCAGAATATCCTGCTCGCATTAAAATAAACGGACGTTCGTTAGGATAGTTTGTTTTATAACCATCATAAATTAATTTTGCCCAATCGTGACCGTAAATATTATGAACTTCATCTGCAGTTCCTGTAGCGTGTAGCAATTTAGATGGATGAACTTCTGGTTCTCCTAAATCTCCCCAGAAACCTTCAACTCCCATATCTTTTAAGCCTTTATAAATATTCCAAAACCATTTGTTGCCTTCAGGATTATAAATATCAATTAAACCTGTATTTCCAAAATAAAAATCGTAGGTAAAAGGATTTCCTGCTTCATCTTTACCTAAAATTCCTTTAGATTTAGCTTCATCCCATTTTTTAGATGTAGTTAAAATAAACGGTTCAGTAATTAAAACAGTTTTTACACCTTCTTTCTTGAAATCACTGACCATTTTCTTCATATTAGGAAAAGAATCTTTAAAGACTTCTAAATTTCCCATAGTACCTTTTATATCTTTTCCGAACCAATATAAATCTAAAATAACAGCATCTACTGGAATCTTCTCATTTTTAAAAGCTTGTATTGTATTTCTAGTTTCTTTTTCTGAATGATACCCAAATCTACTAGAAAAATTCCCTAAACTCCAACGTGGAATCATTGGTTGTTTCCCAGTTAAATCTGTATAATTATCTAATAACTCGTACCAAGTATCACCAACAATAATCTGATATGTTTTTCTACCAGAAATCGTTTCATAGGTCAACGAATTATTCTTTTCACTATCTAAATCTAAATATCCAATTGGAGCATTATCGAAGTGAATCATGTATTTCTTTGAAGAAACTACCACTGGCATGGTAAAATTCATTAGCTCTGATCGAGTTTCGTAACCATAATGAGCCCTGTTGTATAATTGTAACTTATTTCCTCTTCTATTCATTCCTAATGCTCTAGCACCTGTTCCGTATAAAACTTCTTCTGAAGTTAAATTCAGTTCTATAGCATCGTTATTTTCTTTTTTATGAAAACCTTTTTTTTCTGAAGTTATTAAGTTTCCGTTGTGGTAATATTTTATCTGAAAAGGAGATTTAATAATTTCTACAGTAGTTGTTTTGGTTTTAAAAATAACTTTTTCACCAGAATCATTTAAATAAATATCTACATTATCAGGTTGTTTGATTACAGCATGAGATGTTGAAGAAAAAGTCTCTTCTTTTGGAATAAAACTAGTTTCTATTATTTGACTAGAATAAAATCTAATTTTATAAGTTCCATCATTAACTTTAACGGTTAAAATATCGCCGTTTTGTACAGAAGCTTCTTTAAAAATTCTGCTACTGTTTTGCGTGTATACAAATGTTTGTACACAAAATAAAATGAAGAAAAGTTTTTTCATTATTTCTTTAATAAAAATAAAAGAGGAATATCTAGTCTCTTACTCCAAGATATTTCTGAATGATTAGTTCCTTCAAATAATAAATTTTTAGAATCACTTTCAGAATATCCTTTTTGTTTTAAAATTTCGTCTACTTTAGGTGCGTATTGAGGGTAATGTTGATCTAAAGTTTTATTTCCGTAATCAAAGTAAATTTTGTGTTCTCCTGAATTTGGTAAATTATCAGCCATATATTTCAATATTGCTTCAGGAAAAGGATTGTCATCCATAGGCATAGCTCCTACCCAGTGTGTTGATAAACAAGCTGCTCCACTAAATATTTTTGGATATTCACTAATGGCATACATAGACATTAATCCTCCCATACTAGATCCCATTATAAATGTGTGATCTTTATCCGTATGAACAGCGTACTTACTGTCTATAAAAGGTTTTAATTCTTTCACAATGAATTTCAGATAATTATCTCCATTCAAAGTGAAATTTCTTGACCCAGAAATACTTTTTAATGCTTTTTTTGCTTCTTCATCAATATAATCGTAAGCTTTTTGTGGAAATAAATCTTGCCATCTGATGTTAGCAATGTTATGAATTCCTACAATAATAAAATCTTTAACTTTTTTCTCCTTAATTAATTTTGAAGATAGTTCATCAATCTTCCATTCTTGTTTGTTCCATGTTTTGGTACTATCAAAAAGCATTTGACCATCGTGCATGTACAATACATTATACTTTTTTTCTTTAGTATAATTTTTAGGTAACCATACATCTACAGGTCTCTCCTTAATAAATTTAGAAGAAAAATGTTCTAAACGTTCTAAAGTCCCTTCAAATAAAGTAACACCAGTTTGTTTGTTAATTACAAAATTATCTTTCTTTTGGGTATTACTTTTAACCTGAGTATTACAACTCAATACTATAAACAAAACTATAAAGTGTAGAACATTTTTCATGCTTAAATTTAACGAACTTAATTAATATTATACAGTTACTAAACTGTTAGGTTTTACCAAAATTTTATTGTTATTTACTAGAAGTTCTAGTTCTTTAGTTCCTTCTAATTCGAATTCTGTTCCTTTCTTAGAAACATTTACTTTCAGTATTTGATTTCTAAAGTTTATTTTAAAAGAATACGCATCCCATTCTTTAGGAATTTGAGGAGTAAAATGTAATAATCCGTCTTTAATACGCATACCTCCAAAACCTTCAACAATACTCATCCATGTTCCAGCCATAGAGGTAATATGTAGGCCTTCTTCTACTTCTTTGTTATAATCATCCAAATCTAAACGAGAAGTTCTTAAATAGAACGTATAGGCTTGATCCATTCTTCCTAGTTTAGCAGCTTGAATACTATGAACACAAGGAGAAAGAGAACTTTCATGAACTGTAAAAGGTTCATAAAAATCGAAATGTCTTTCTAATTCTTCTGTTGTAAAATGATCTTCAAAGAAATAAAATCCTTGTAACGTATCTGCTTGCTTAATGTAAGGTGAACGTAAAATACGATCCCAACTCCACTTTTGATTAATTGGGCGTTGTGATTGATCTAAATCTGCAACGGTAATTAACTCTTTATCTAAAAATCCGTCTTGTTGTAAGTAAACTTGATGCTTTTCAGAATATGGGAAATACATATTGTCTGCAACTTTCTTCCAATCCGCTAACTCTTCAGCTGTAATGTTTGTTTTAGTTACAATTCTATCATAATCAGTAGAAAAATCAGATTTAACAATCTCTATATTTTCCAAAGCATAATCGATACACCATTTTGCAATGTAGTTTGTGTACCAATTATTGTTGATATTGTTCTCATACTCGTTAGGACCAGTTACACCTAACATTACATATTTTTGTTTATCCTCTGAAAAGTTAACTCTTTGGTGCCAAAAACGTGCAATACCAATAAGAACTTCTAATCCCATTTCTGGAATATAACTATAGTCATTTGTATACCTATGGTAATTGAAAATAGCAAAAGATATTGCTCCATTTCTATGAATTTCTTCGAAAGTAATTTCCCATTCATTATGGCATTCTTCACCATTCATAGTTACCATTGGATATAAAGCTGCTCCGTTTTTAAAACCTAAGTTTTTCTCAGCGTTTTCAATAGCTTTATCTAACTGATGGTATCGATACGTTAGTAAACTCTTGGCAACTTCTTGATTTTTGGTAGCCATATAAAATGGTAAACAATATGCTTCAGTATCCCAATATGTACTACCTCCATATTTTTCACCTGTAAATCCTTTCGGACCAATATTTAATCGAGCATCTTTACCTAAATATGTGTGATTTAATTGCATGATATTAAATCGAATACCTTGCTGAGCTTTTACATCACCTTCGATAGTAATATCTGCCATTTCCCAAATATTAGCCCAAGCTTCTTTTTGTTGAGATAATAATGTTGAAAATCCTAAATCTGTTGCTAATTTTAAGGTGTTTTTAGCAGCTGTAATCAATTGATTTTTATCGTGATTTCTATCCACTACATAACCTCCAAACTTATGAATACTGGCAGTTTCATTCGTTTTTACTTGAGTTATATATTTGAAAGAAACTTTAGTTGCTGATTTTTCAACTTCAGGATTTTGTTCTTGCTTTTTAGCATTTACAAAAACTTCAGATTGCATAAAAGTACAAGTATGAAAATTAGTTTTCATTGTATGTGCTTCTATAAATGCTTGATCATTTTCTGTTGAAACATTAATTGTATTCCAAAATTGATCATCCCAATTACTGTCTTCATTTTGAATACCACTATCTAAATAAGGCTCAAAAATAACTGTAGCATCAGCAGAAATAGGTGTTACATTATATGAAATTGCTCCTACTTCATCTAAGTCGATACTCAAGAAACGTTTTGTTTCTACCTTTATTTCTAGTCCGTTGGCTAATGTAGCATCGAAACTACGTGATAACCAACCTTCTTTCATATTTAATTCTCTTCTAAAATTAGATATTTTCTTACATGTATTTAAATCAAGTTCTTCTCCATTGATACATACATTAATTCCAATCCAATTTGGTGCATTTAAAACTTTAGCAAAATACTCTGGATATCCATTTTTCCACCATCCTACTCTAGTTTTATCAGGGTAATAAACTCCAGCGATATAACTACCTTGAAAAGTTTCTCCTGTGTATTTTTCTTCAAAATTAGCGCGTTGCCCCATGGCTCCATTACCGATACTGAATAAACTTTCAGAAGATTTTACTCTATCTTCATTAAATCCTTCTTCAATAATAGACCATTCGTTCGGTATGATATAATCTTGATTCATTTCTAGTTTTTAATTATTGTACGGGGGGTTAGTGTTTGTTTATAAGTTGAGTTATAAATTCTTCTGATATTTCAGAAAAATCTTTGAATACATAATCTGCCTCAGACAATACGTCTTTTTGACCGATACCTATAGATATCATATTTGCAGCATTTGCAGCTTGAATTCCAGCAATAGAGTCTTCAAAAACGATACATTTTTCTGGAGCTATCTCTAAATTTTCTGCGGCTATAATAAAAACTTCGGGGTCTGGTTTTGCTTTGGTAACATTAGTTCCATCTACTATAGAGTCAAATTTGTCGAATAATTCAACTTTTTTCAAGATCGTTCTTGCATTTTTACTTGCAGAACCTAAAGCCAATCCTTGATTTTCTACTTTTAAAAGATTTAGAACTTTTGGAACATCGACTAAAATTTCATCTTCAGTCATTGTTTCTATATAAGACAAATAATCAGTGTTTTTTTTGTCCATTAATTGAAGAAATTCTTCTTCAGATATAGAAACTCCTCCCCAATTTAAAATCTTTTCAAGTGATTTTACTCTACTTACTCCTTTTAATTGCTCGTTTTGATCTTCTGTAAAATCGATACCTAAATCGTTAGCTAATTTTTTCCAAGCTAAAAAATGATATTTAGCGGTGTCTACAATAACACCATCTAAATCAAATATGAATCCTTTTTTATTCATAATTATAGATGAGAAACATCTGTTTTATCGTTAATTTTAAATGATAGAAATCCTGCTATAATGAATGCTATACCGCTTACAACTAAAGCAAATACAGCTTGGTTTCCGTAAGCATATTTTACTAATGGACCTCCTATTATTCCATTAATAATTTGAGGAATTACGATGAAGAAATTAAAAATTCCCATGTAAACTCCCATTTTCTTTGGTGAAATAGAACCAGACAGCATTGCATAAGGCATAGATAGAATACTAGCCCAAGCTATACCTATTAAGACCATAGGTAATATTAAAGAGTTAGGACTTGGCATAAAATAAATTAATATGAGTCCAATACCTCCAATAAAAAGAGAATAAGCATGAGTTTTCTTTCTACTTATTTTTTTGGCAATTGTTGGTAATAAAAAGGCAAAAATTGCAGAAACTCCATTGTAAATTCCGAATAAAATTCCAATCCAATTTCCTGCTTCTTGATAAGTTTCACTACTTGAATCGTCATAAGGTAACCCGTATATGTGCTGCGCTACAGCAGGAACAGAAAAAACCCACATTCCAAATAAACCAAACCAAGAAAAGAACTGAACCCAACTTAATTGGCGCATGGTTTCTGGCATTTTTTTAAAGTCTTCGAAAATATCTGTTAGTTTAGCTTTGTGAGTATCATCAACAGTATCAGATTCATTATTTTCAAATTGAGCTAATTCTTCTGGAGAATATTCTTTTGTTGTAAATAAAGTAACTAAAATAGAACCTATTAAAACCACAGCTCCAATAATAAAAGACCATAATAAATTACCTGGTACAGCACCTTCTTCAGCAGTTTTTGGTACACCAAACCATTCGGTTAAAACCCAAGGCAGCCATGATCCAACTACAGCTCCAATACCAATAAGTGCAGTCTGAATACTAAATCCTTGTGTAGCTTGTTCATCAGAAAGATTATCGGCAACTAAAGCTCTAAATGGTTCCATTGCTATATTAAAAGATGCATCCATAATCATAAGCATACCTGCTCCAACCCAAAGTGCTGGAAGTATAGCAATCATGAAATTAGCTTGAGGAATAAGAATCATTCCTACAGACGCTAAAACTGCTCCTAATAAAAAGAAAGGCTTTCTTCGGCCAAATCTTGTCCAAGTATTATCACTGTAGTGTCCAATTATTGGTTGAACTAGTAACCCCATAAAAGGTGCTATTAACCAAAACCATGAAAGTTCATGGACATCAGCCCCAAAAATCTGTAAAATTCTACTTGCGTTAGCATTTTGAAGGGCAAAACCCATTTGAATTCCAAGAAAGCCGAAACTCATGTTCCAGATTTCTAAGAAACTTAATTTACGCTTCTTCATTATCGTAAAGTATTGTTAGTTATATACTACGATAAGCGCTAGACTTATCATTCTTTTTTGCGGAAGTAAGATTGCTGATAAATCTAAATATGCGGTAAATATATAAATTTTATTTACACAGAAAAGAAATTAATCAAGATTTGCTCGATTCTCTTAGTTTTAAATTACTAGAGATCACCTTTGTTTGAGGAAATCTGTCGTTATCTTTATTTTCGATTCTGTCTATTAATAATTCTGCCGCTTGTTCTCCCATGGTATATCCATGTTGAACAACAGTTGTAATTGAAGGTGATGAATATTTTGAGATTAAACCATCTGTGAATCCAATAACAGATAAATCATTTGGGATATCTAAATTCTTTTCTTTTGCTATTTTTATTGCTGTCGCTGCATATATTTCATTTACAGCGAAAACAGCATCTAAATCTTCATTGAAAAGTACTTTTATTTGTTCATAAATATCTTGCTCTTCGTCAACATTTACGATTAATTCTTTACTCACTTTTATCCCTTGTTCTTTTAATGCTCTTTCATAACCTTGATAACGATCAAGTCCAACTGTAACATGTTCAGGCGTTGTAACTATTCCAATTCTTTTACAACCAATATCAGTTAAATATTTTGTTGCCTTATACCCTGCTCCAATATCGTCTACAATAACTTTATCACATTCTATGGAATCATGAACTCTATCAAATAAAACAATTGGCATTTCATTTTCTATCAAACGGTAAAAATGATCTAAAGCTTTATTTCTCAAAGTTTCTTTGGCTATAGAAACTATTAGACCATCTACACTACCATTGGTTAACACGTTAATCGTTTCAATTTCTTTTTCTTGATTTTCATTAGAGAAACACACCATAATATTATAGCCTCTTTCATTTGCCACTCTTTCAATTCCGCTGATGACTGTAGAGAAAAAATGATGTACAATTTTCGGTAATACAATACCAATAACTTTTGTCTTTTGGTTACGCAATTGTAATGCTAGATTGTTAGGTCTATAATTATAATAATTTGCATAAGCTTTAATTCTATCTTTAGTTTCTTGACTAATCTCATGACTATCTCTAAGTGCTTTTGAAACAGTAGAAGTTGATACGCCTAATTCTTTTGCTATTATTTTAATGGTAATTTTTGGCTTCATATTTTAAAAATATAATGATATCTATAGGGGTTTATTGTTAAAATGATTTTTAGTTATTTTAATTACAATTTTATTTGTAATTTTTTACAAAACTGATAAAAAATTTGAGTTATATTATTAATGTGTTAAGTTAAAGTTAAAAAGTTATCAACACGAAAACGGTTTCGTAGGAATAATCATTAACAGAGCGTTGTTTTAATACCTATATTCACAACGCGGAACAACGATTGTTGATAACAAACTAATTCAAATTTACGTATTTACTTAAGATTTTTTACATGAAAAAAATGAAACTAATTTTCAGTTTATTTCTGTTATGTTTTTCTTTATTAGGTTATGCACAACAAACAGTAAAAGGTACAGTAACTGAACAAGGTACTGGAGAACCTTTACCAGGTGTATCTGTCCTAATAAAAGGAGAAGTAAGAGGTACTGAAACAGATTTTAATGGTAACTATGAAATTAAAGGAGTAAAAGCTTCTGATATTTTAGTGTTCTCATTTATTGGTATGAAAACTACCGAAATTAAAGTAGGTAATCAAACATCTATTAATGTACAATTAGAAGAAGGTGGGCAAGTTCTTGACGAAGTTGTTGTTGTCGGTTATGGTACTACTACTGTAAAAGACGCAACAGGTTCTGTTGAAGCCATTACTGAAA
This genomic stretch from Tenacibaculum jejuense harbors:
- the pgmB gene encoding beta-phosphoglucomutase, whose protein sequence is MNKKGFIFDLDGVIVDTAKYHFLAWKKLANDLGIDFTEDQNEQLKGVSRVKSLEKILNWGGVSISEEEFLQLMDKKNTDYLSYIETMTEDEILVDVPKVLNLLKVENQGLALGSASKNARTILKKVELFDKFDSIVDGTNVTKAKPDPEVFIIAAENLEIAPEKCIVFEDSIAGIQAANAANMISIGIGQKDVLSEADYVFKDFSEISEEFITQLINKH
- a CDS encoding LacI family DNA-binding transcriptional regulator — encoded protein: MKPKITIKIIAKELGVSTSTVSKALRDSHEISQETKDRIKAYANYYNYRPNNLALQLRNQKTKVIGIVLPKIVHHFFSTVISGIERVANERGYNIMVCFSNENQEKEIETINVLTNGSVDGLIVSIAKETLRNKALDHFYRLIENEMPIVLFDRVHDSIECDKVIVDDIGAGYKATKYLTDIGCKRIGIVTTPEHVTVGLDRYQGYERALKEQGIKVSKELIVNVDEEQDIYEQIKVLFNEDLDAVFAVNEIYAATAIKIAKEKNLDIPNDLSVIGFTDGLISKYSSPSITTVVQHGYTMGEQAAELLIDRIENKDNDRFPQTKVISSNLKLRESSKS
- a CDS encoding glycoside hydrolase family 31 protein is translated as MKKLFFILFCVQTFVYTQNSSRIFKEASVQNGDILTVKVNDGTYKIRFYSSQIIETSFIPKEETFSSTSHAVIKQPDNVDIYLNDSGEKVIFKTKTTTVEIIKSPFQIKYYHNGNLITSEKKGFHKKENNDAIELNLTSEEVLYGTGARALGMNRRGNKLQLYNRAHYGYETRSELMNFTMPVVVSSKKYMIHFDNAPIGYLDLDSEKNNSLTYETISGRKTYQIIVGDTWYELLDNYTDLTGKQPMIPRWSLGNFSSRFGYHSEKETRNTIQAFKNEKIPVDAVILDLYWFGKDIKGTMGNLEVFKDSFPNMKKMVSDFKKEGVKTVLITEPFILTTSKKWDEAKSKGILGKDEAGNPFTYDFYFGNTGLIDIYNPEGNKWFWNIYKGLKDMGVEGFWGDLGEPEVHPSKLLHATGTADEVHNIYGHDWAKLIYDGYKTNYPNERPFILMRAGYSGSQRFGLIPWSGDVNRTWGGLQSQPEIALQMGMQGLSYMHSDLGGFAGANLDDELYVRWLQYGVFQPIFRPHAQEEVPSEPVFRADKAKALAKKAIELRYQLLPYNYNLVFENNQKGKPLMRPLFFEDNTTSLFTNSTSYLWGNDFLISPILKAKQTEQRVYFPKNHYWFNFYSDELEEGGKSKDVKTTEENIPTYVKAGSFIPLTSVVQTTKEYSLHAFDLHYYHHATVTKSSRELYNDDGVTANAFEKKQYEILKFSSKTKQKSISIQLKAQIGENFKKSKKEINLIVHNIKSKPKKVKTNNKKVEFTWDSTKNQLVIPVQWDTSKSNKITIKL
- a CDS encoding MFS transporter, with amino-acid sequence MKKRKLSFLEIWNMSFGFLGIQMGFALQNANASRILQIFGADVHELSWFWLIAPFMGLLVQPIIGHYSDNTWTRFGRRKPFFLLGAVLASVGMILIPQANFMIAILPALWVGAGMLMIMDASFNIAMEPFRALVADNLSDEQATQGFSIQTALIGIGAVVGSWLPWVLTEWFGVPKTAEEGAVPGNLLWSFIIGAVVLIGSILVTLFTTKEYSPEELAQFENNESDTVDDTHKAKLTDIFEDFKKMPETMRQLSWVQFFSWFGLFGMWVFSVPAVAQHIYGLPYDDSSSETYQEAGNWIGILFGIYNGVSAIFAFLLPTIAKKISRKKTHAYSLFIGGIGLILIYFMPSPNSLILPMVLIGIAWASILSMPYAMLSGSISPKKMGVYMGIFNFFIVIPQIINGIIGGPLVKYAYGNQAVFALVVSGIAFIIAGFLSFKINDKTDVSHL
- a CDS encoding glycoside hydrolase family 65 protein; protein product: MNQDYIIPNEWSIIEEGFNEDRVKSSESLFSIGNGAMGQRANFEEKYTGETFQGSYIAGVYYPDKTRVGWWKNGYPEYFAKVLNAPNWIGINVCINGEELDLNTCKKISNFRRELNMKEGWLSRSFDATLANGLEIKVETKRFLSIDLDEVGAISYNVTPISADATVIFEPYLDSGIQNEDSNWDDQFWNTINVSTENDQAFIEAHTMKTNFHTCTFMQSEVFVNAKKQEQNPEVEKSATKVSFKYITQVKTNETASIHKFGGYVVDRNHDKNQLITAAKNTLKLATDLGFSTLLSQQKEAWANIWEMADITIEGDVKAQQGIRFNIMQLNHTYLGKDARLNIGPKGFTGEKYGGSTYWDTEAYCLPFYMATKNQEVAKSLLTYRYHQLDKAIENAEKNLGFKNGAALYPMVTMNGEECHNEWEITFEEIHRNGAISFAIFNYHRYTNDYSYIPEMGLEVLIGIARFWHQRVNFSEDKQKYVMLGVTGPNEYENNINNNWYTNYIAKWCIDYALENIEIVKSDFSTDYDRIVTKTNITAEELADWKKVADNMYFPYSEKHQVYLQQDGFLDKELITVADLDQSQRPINQKWSWDRILRSPYIKQADTLQGFYFFEDHFTTEELERHFDFYEPFTVHESSLSPCVHSIQAAKLGRMDQAYTFYLRTSRLDLDDYNKEVEEGLHITSMAGTWMSIVEGFGGMRIKDGLLHFTPQIPKEWDAYSFKINFRNQILKVNVSKKGTEFELEGTKELELLVNNNKILVKPNSLVTV
- a CDS encoding alpha/beta hydrolase; this translates as MKNVLHFIVLFIVLSCNTQVKSNTQKKDNFVINKQTGVTLFEGTLERLEHFSSKFIKERPVDVWLPKNYTKEKKYNVLYMHDGQMLFDSTKTWNKQEWKIDELSSKLIKEKKVKDFIIVGIHNIANIRWQDLFPQKAYDYIDEEAKKALKSISGSRNFTLNGDNYLKFIVKELKPFIDSKYAVHTDKDHTFIMGSSMGGLMSMYAISEYPKIFSGAACLSTHWVGAMPMDDNPFPEAILKYMADNLPNSGEHKIYFDYGNKTLDQHYPQYAPKVDEILKQKGYSESDSKNLLFEGTNHSEISWSKRLDIPLLFLLKK